One Streptomyces sp. R28 DNA window includes the following coding sequences:
- a CDS encoding heme-copper oxidase subunit III, whose translation MSVVATATTVDKGHAHPSVNRPNLTSVGTIIWLSSELMFFAALFAMYFTLRSVTGPDFWHEKAAALNFPFSATNTTILVLSSLTCQLGVFAAERGDVKKLRGWFIVTFIMGAIFIGGQVYEYTELVKHEGLSLSSDPYGSVFYLTTGFHGLHVTGGLIAFLLVLGRTYAAKRFTHEQATAAIVVSYYWHFVDVVWIGLFATIYMIK comes from the coding sequence ATGTCGGTCGTGGCGACAGCAACGACAGTAGACAAGGGTCACGCGCACCCGTCGGTCAACCGACCGAACCTCACCAGCGTCGGAACCATCATCTGGTTGAGTTCCGAGCTGATGTTCTTCGCGGCCCTCTTCGCGATGTACTTCACCCTGCGATCGGTGACCGGTCCGGACTTCTGGCACGAGAAGGCGGCCGCCCTGAACTTCCCGTTCTCGGCGACGAACACCACGATCCTGGTGCTCTCCTCCCTCACGTGCCAGCTCGGCGTCTTCGCCGCCGAGCGCGGCGACGTGAAGAAGCTCCGGGGCTGGTTCATCGTCACCTTCATCATGGGTGCGATCTTCATCGGCGGTCAGGTGTACGAGTACACCGAGCTGGTCAAGCACGAGGGCCTCTCGCTCTCGTCCGACCCGTACGGCTCGGTCTTCTACCTGACCACCGGTTTCCACGGCCTGCATGTGACGGGCGGTCTGATCGCCTTCCTGCTGGTCCTCGGCCGCACCTATGCGGCGAAGAGGTTCACGCACGAGCAGGCGACCGCCGCGATCGTCGTGTCCTACTACTGGCACTTCGTCGATGTCGTCTGGATCGGCCTCTTCGCCACGATCTACATGATCAAGTAG
- a CDS encoding Ig-like domain-containing protein, translated as MSKTPRTSTVIGCTLLLIALGASAISCGSDGNPLSAEPYDAADQIAFNGPAGDGEKADPDKPLEITAEDSDGRITDVTARDAAGRYVAGELSADGTRWHSTSPLAANARYTVRVSTEDEDGAPGRKVLTFDTSKPTTKKHLTVEFGPKAGTYGVGQPVTAELNLPVKDTKQRQIVERALKVDSTPAVEGTWHWVDDKELHYRPKEYWPTNATVQARSNLEGIKVGDRLWGGKAKPLTITIGDQVIAVTDAASHQLTLYRNGEEVRSIPVTTGKPGFETRNGVKVVLGKEYFVRMRGTSIGISEGSADSYDLPVYYATRVTWSGEYVHAAPWSVGSQGYANVSHGCTGMSTANAEWFFDNVREGDIVKVINSYGNTMEAFGNGFGDWNLPWKKWRGGSALVGGTPDGPSPSERARLRPQSV; from the coding sequence ATGAGCAAAACACCGCGCACGAGCACCGTCATAGGCTGCACGCTCCTGCTGATCGCGCTCGGCGCGAGCGCGATCAGCTGCGGCAGCGACGGCAACCCGCTGTCCGCCGAGCCGTACGACGCGGCAGACCAGATCGCCTTCAACGGTCCCGCGGGCGACGGCGAGAAGGCCGACCCGGACAAGCCCCTGGAGATCACCGCGGAGGACTCCGACGGCCGTATCACGGACGTCACGGCCAGGGACGCCGCAGGACGCTATGTGGCGGGCGAACTCTCCGCCGACGGCACCCGTTGGCACAGCACCTCTCCGCTGGCCGCCAACGCCCGCTACACGGTGCGTGTGAGCACCGAGGACGAGGACGGCGCCCCCGGCCGCAAGGTCCTCACCTTCGACACCAGCAAGCCGACCACCAAGAAGCACCTGACGGTGGAGTTCGGCCCCAAGGCGGGCACATACGGCGTGGGCCAGCCCGTCACGGCCGAACTGAACCTGCCCGTCAAGGACACAAAGCAGCGGCAGATAGTCGAGCGGGCCCTCAAGGTCGACTCCACGCCCGCCGTGGAGGGAACCTGGCACTGGGTGGACGACAAGGAACTCCACTACCGCCCCAAGGAGTACTGGCCCACCAACGCCACCGTCCAGGCCCGCAGCAACCTCGAAGGCATCAAGGTCGGCGACCGCCTCTGGGGCGGCAAGGCCAAGCCCCTGACGATCACCATCGGCGACCAGGTCATCGCCGTCACGGACGCCGCGTCCCACCAGCTGACGCTCTACCGCAACGGCGAGGAGGTCAGGTCGATACCGGTCACGACCGGCAAGCCCGGCTTCGAGACCCGCAACGGCGTCAAGGTCGTCCTGGGCAAGGAGTACTTCGTACGTATGCGCGGCACCAGCATCGGCATATCCGAGGGCTCCGCAGACTCGTACGACCTACCGGTCTACTACGCCACCCGGGTGACCTGGAGCGGCGAGTACGTCCACGCCGCCCCCTGGTCGGTCGGCTCCCAGGGCTACGCCAATGTCAGCCACGGCTGCACCGGCATGAGCACCGCCAACGCCGAGTGGTTCTTCGACAACGTCCGCGAGGGCGACATCGTCAAGGTCATCAACTCGTACGGCAACACGATGGAAGCGTTCGGCAACGGCTTCGGCGACTGGAACCTGCCCTGGAAGAAGTGGCGGGGCGGCAGCGCGTTGGTCGGCGGCACCCCTGATGGCCCAAGCCCCTCCGAGAGGGCAAGACTGAGGCCGCAGAGCGTTTGA
- a CDS encoding cytochrome c oxidase subunit 4, producing MKVQGKMFIWLAVFILAMAVVYGVWSKEPAGTTALFLAFGLSIMIGFYLGFTARRVDTGAQDNKEADVADDAGEVGFFSPHSWQPLSLAIGGAFAFLSIAIGWWLMYFSAPLIMIGLWGWVFEYYRGENRTQ from the coding sequence GTGAAGGTTCAGGGCAAGATGTTCATCTGGCTGGCCGTCTTCATCCTCGCCATGGCGGTTGTCTATGGCGTGTGGTCGAAGGAGCCGGCCGGCACCACGGCCCTCTTCCTGGCCTTCGGTCTGTCCATCATGATCGGCTTCTACCTGGGCTTCACGGCCCGGCGGGTCGACACGGGCGCCCAGGACAACAAGGAGGCGGACGTCGCGGACGACGCCGGCGAGGTCGGGTTCTTCAGCCCGCACAGCTGGCAGCCGCTCTCCCTCGCGATCGGTGGCGCCTTCGCCTTCCTGTCGATCGCGATCGGCTGGTGGCTGATGTACTTCTCGGCGCCGCTGATCATGATCGGCCTCTGGGGCTGGGTCTTCGAGTACTACCGCGGTGAGAACCGCACCCAGTAA
- the ctaD gene encoding cytochrome c oxidase subunit I: MSILNEPQGAAAAEDSYENELPVRRKQPGNVVVKWLTTTDHKTIGTLYLVTSFVFFVIGGVMALLMRAELARPGLQIMSNEQFNQAFTMHGTIMLLMFATPLFAGFTNWIMPLQIGAPDVAFPRLNMFAYWLYLFGSTIAVGGFLTPNGAADFGWFAYSPLSDAVRSPGIGADLWIMGLAFSGFGTILGAVNFITTIICMRAPGMTMFRMPIFVWNVLLTAVLVLLAFPVLAAALFALEADRKFGAHVFDSANGGALLWQHLFWFFGHPEVYIIALPFFGIISEVIPVFSRKPMFGYMGLIAATIAIAGLSVTVWAHHMYVTGGVLLPFFSFMTFLIAVPTGVKFFNWIGTMWKGSLSFETPMLWATGFLITFTFGGLTGVILASPPMDFHVSDSYFVVAHFHYVVFGTVVFAMFSGFHFWWPKMTGKMLDERLGKMTFWTLFIGFHGTFLVQHWLGAEGMPRRYADYLAADGFTALNTISTISSFVLGASLLPFFYNVWKTAKYGKPVGVDDPWGYGRSLEWATSCPPPRHNFLTLPRIRSESPAFDLHHPEIAALDQLENAPHGEKALAGGKEAGK; the protein is encoded by the coding sequence GTGAGCATCCTCAACGAACCCCAGGGTGCCGCGGCAGCTGAGGACTCGTACGAGAACGAGCTGCCGGTCAGGCGCAAGCAGCCCGGCAATGTCGTGGTCAAGTGGCTCACCACCACCGACCACAAGACGATCGGAACGCTGTACCTCGTCACGTCGTTCGTGTTCTTCGTGATCGGCGGCGTGATGGCGCTGCTCATGCGTGCCGAGCTGGCCCGTCCGGGCCTGCAGATCATGTCGAACGAGCAGTTCAACCAGGCGTTCACGATGCACGGCACGATCATGCTGCTGATGTTCGCGACGCCGCTGTTCGCCGGTTTCACGAACTGGATCATGCCGCTGCAGATCGGCGCGCCCGACGTGGCGTTCCCGCGGCTGAACATGTTCGCCTACTGGCTCTACCTCTTCGGCTCGACGATCGCGGTGGGCGGTTTCCTCACCCCGAACGGCGCGGCCGACTTCGGCTGGTTCGCCTACTCCCCGCTGTCGGACGCGGTCCGCTCGCCGGGCATCGGCGCCGACCTGTGGATCATGGGTCTGGCCTTCTCCGGCTTCGGCACGATCCTCGGTGCGGTCAACTTCATCACCACCATCATCTGCATGCGCGCCCCCGGCATGACGATGTTCCGCATGCCGATCTTCGTGTGGAACGTGCTGCTGACCGCGGTGCTGGTCCTGCTGGCCTTCCCGGTCCTGGCGGCCGCGCTGTTCGCGCTGGAGGCGGACCGAAAGTTCGGCGCCCACGTCTTCGACTCGGCCAACGGCGGAGCGTTGCTGTGGCAACACCTCTTCTGGTTCTTCGGCCATCCAGAGGTGTACATCATCGCCCTGCCGTTCTTCGGCATCATCTCCGAGGTCATCCCGGTCTTCTCCCGCAAGCCGATGTTCGGCTACATGGGTCTGATCGCGGCGACCATCGCGATCGCGGGTCTGTCGGTGACGGTGTGGGCGCACCACATGTACGTCACCGGCGGTGTGCTGCTGCCGTTCTTCTCCTTCATGACGTTCCTCATCGCCGTACCGACCGGCGTGAAGTTCTTCAACTGGATCGGAACGATGTGGAAGGGCTCGTTGTCCTTCGAGACACCGATGCTCTGGGCGACCGGCTTCCTGATCACCTTCACCTTCGGTGGTCTGACCGGCGTCATCCTGGCCTCGCCGCCGATGGACTTCCACGTCTCCGACTCGTACTTCGTGGTGGCGCACTTCCACTACGTCGTCTTCGGCACGGTCGTCTTCGCGATGTTCTCCGGCTTCCACTTCTGGTGGCCGAAGATGACCGGCAAGATGCTCGACGAGCGCCTCGGCAAGATGACCTTCTGGACGCTGTTCATCGGCTTCCACGGCACCTTCCTCGTCCAGCACTGGCTGGGTGCCGAGGGCATGCCGCGCCGTTACGCCGACTACCTCGCGGCCGACGGCTTCACCGCCCTGAACACGATCTCGACGATCAGCTCGTTCGTGCTCGGCGCGTCGCTGCTGCCCTTCTTCTACAACGTGTGGAAGACGGCCAAGTACGGCAAGCCGGTCGGCGTCGACGACCCGTGGGGCTACGGCCGCTCGCTCGAGTGGGCGACGTCCTGCCCGCCGCCGCGGCACAACTTCCTCACTCTGCCGCGGATCCGTTCCGAATCCCCGGCGTTCGACCTGCATCACCCTGAGATCGCCGCTCTCGACCAGCTCGAGAACGCACCTCACGGTGAGAAGGCTCTGGCTGGTGGCAAGGAGGCCGGCAAGTGA
- the coxB gene encoding cytochrome c oxidase subunit II, translating into MSPNGSDRSPRRPMRRKLLQAMTAGLVLATATGCSYNWEDFPRLGMPTPATEEAPRILSLWQGSWAAALATGVLVWGLILWSTIFHRRSRTKVEVPPQTRYNMPIEALYTVVPLIIVSVLFYFTARDETKLLTLKDKPDLTVNVVGYQWSWAFNYVQPVDGSTGDAKTDKNLAAIPDRFKEDFPANAGGVYDAGTPGTRNPDTGNPGPTLWLPKGKTVRFVLTSRDVIHSFWVVPFLMKQDVIPGHTNAFEVTPNKEGTFLGKCAELCGVDHSRMLFNVKVVSPDEYEQHLKDLAKKGQTGYVPAGIAQTGHEKNRETTNL; encoded by the coding sequence GTGAGTCCCAACGGCTCCGACCGCTCGCCGCGGCGCCCGATGCGGCGGAAGCTGCTGCAGGCAATGACTGCGGGCCTGGTCTTGGCGACAGCCACCGGTTGCTCGTACAACTGGGAAGACTTCCCTCGCCTTGGTATGCCCACCCCGGCCACGGAAGAGGCTCCGCGGATCCTCTCACTGTGGCAGGGGTCGTGGGCGGCCGCGCTCGCCACGGGCGTGCTGGTCTGGGGCCTGATCCTGTGGAGCACCATCTTCCACCGGCGCAGCCGCACCAAGGTCGAGGTCCCTCCGCAGACCCGGTACAACATGCCGATCGAGGCGCTGTACACGGTGGTCCCGCTCATCATCGTCTCGGTGCTCTTCTACTTCACGGCCCGCGACGAGACGAAGCTCCTCACCCTCAAGGACAAGCCCGACCTCACGGTCAACGTCGTGGGCTACCAGTGGAGCTGGGCCTTCAACTACGTCCAGCCCGTCGACGGTTCCACCGGTGACGCGAAGACCGACAAGAACCTGGCCGCCATTCCGGACCGGTTCAAGGAGGACTTCCCGGCGAACGCGGGCGGTGTCTACGACGCCGGCACCCCCGGTACGCGGAACCCGGACACGGGCAACCCGGGTCCGACCCTGTGGCTTCCCAAGGGCAAGACGGTCCGCTTCGTCCTCACCTCGCGTGACGTCATCCACTCGTTCTGGGTGGTGCCGTTCCTGATGAAGCAGGACGTCATCCCGGGCCACACCAACGCCTTCGAGGTGACCCCCAACAAGGAGGGCACCTTCCTGGGCAAGTGCGCCGAGCTGTGCGGCGTCGACCACTCCCGGATGCTGTTCAACGTGAAGGTCGTCTCCCCCGACGAGTACGAGCAGCACCTCAAGGACCTCGCCAAGAAGGGGCAGACCGGTTACGTTCCCGCCGGCATCGCGCAGACGGGCCACGAGAAGAACCGGGAGACGACAAACCTGTGA
- a CDS encoding cysteine desulfurase/sulfurtransferase TusA family protein yields the protein MGYFDAASSAPLHPVARQALQASLDDGWADPARLYREGRKARMLLDAAREAAAEAVGCRADELVFTSSGTKAVHSGVAGVLAGRRRIGRHLMVSAVEHSSVLHAADAHEADGWSVTQIAVDRAGAVAVRAYADALRPDTALACLQSANHEVGTEQPVAEVAGVCRDAGVPLLVDAAQSLGWGRVEGDWSVLTGSAHKWGGPAGVGLLVVRKGVRFAAQGPADERESGRAAGFENIPAIVAAAASLRAVQAEAAQEAVRLRELTERIRARVPGLVPDVEVVGDPVRRLPGVVTFSCLYVDGETLLHELDRAGFSVSSGSSCTSSTLTPSHVLKAMGVLSEGNVRVSLPFGTAAEDVERFLEVLPGAVASVREKLGAPVPSTVVRDDVLVVDAIGKLCPLPVIELAKVIGEVPVGGTVRVLADDEAARLDIPAWCQMRGQEYVGEEPADQGTAYLVRRVS from the coding sequence GTGGGCTATTTCGACGCTGCTTCCAGTGCTCCTCTTCATCCTGTTGCTCGGCAGGCTCTGCAGGCCTCACTCGACGACGGGTGGGCTGATCCTGCACGCCTGTACCGGGAGGGTCGCAAGGCCCGGATGCTGCTGGACGCCGCTCGGGAGGCCGCTGCCGAGGCTGTGGGGTGCCGGGCCGACGAGTTGGTGTTCACCTCTTCGGGGACGAAAGCCGTCCACTCGGGTGTCGCCGGGGTGTTGGCCGGGCGGCGGCGCATCGGGCGTCACCTGATGGTGTCCGCCGTCGAACACTCCTCTGTGCTCCATGCGGCTGACGCGCACGAGGCCGACGGGTGGTCGGTCACCCAGATCGCGGTGGACCGAGCGGGGGCGGTGGCGGTGCGGGCGTACGCCGATGCCCTTCGGCCGGACACCGCGCTCGCGTGTCTTCAGTCGGCCAACCACGAGGTGGGGACCGAGCAACCGGTGGCGGAAGTGGCCGGGGTGTGCCGGGACGCCGGGGTGCCGTTGTTGGTGGATGCGGCGCAGTCGCTCGGGTGGGGGCGCGTCGAGGGTGACTGGTCGGTGTTGACCGGGAGCGCCCACAAGTGGGGTGGGCCGGCGGGGGTCGGGCTGCTCGTCGTGCGCAAAGGGGTGCGGTTCGCCGCGCAAGGGCCCGCGGACGAGCGGGAGTCGGGGCGGGCGGCCGGGTTCGAGAACATCCCGGCGATCGTCGCCGCGGCGGCCTCGCTGCGTGCCGTACAGGCGGAGGCGGCCCAAGAGGCGGTACGGCTGCGGGAGCTGACGGAGCGGATCCGGGCGCGGGTGCCGGGGCTGGTGCCGGACGTGGAGGTGGTCGGCGATCCGGTGCGGCGGCTGCCCGGCGTCGTCACTTTCTCCTGTCTCTATGTCGACGGGGAGACACTGCTGCACGAGCTGGACCGCGCCGGGTTCTCGGTCTCGTCGGGTTCGTCCTGTACGAGCAGCACGTTGACGCCCAGCCATGTGCTGAAGGCGATGGGGGTGCTGAGCGAGGGGAACGTGCGGGTGTCGTTGCCGTTCGGGACGGCGGCGGAGGACGTCGAGCGGTTCCTGGAGGTGCTGCCGGGGGCCGTGGCGTCCGTACGGGAGAAGCTCGGGGCGCCGGTGCCCAGCACTGTCGTACGGGACGACGTCCTGGTCGTGGACGCGATCGGCAAGCTCTGTCCGCTTCCGGTCATCGAGCTGGCCAAGGTCATCGGCGAGGTGCCCGTGGGCGGCACGGTCCGGGTACTCGCGGACGACGAGGCGGCCCGGCTGGACATCCCGGCGTGGTGCCAGATGCGGGGGCAGGAGTACGTCGGTGAGGAACCGGCGGACCAGGGGACGGCGTACCTGGTCCGCCGGGTGAGCTGA
- a CDS encoding carbohydrate kinase family protein: MRIAVTGSIATDHLMTFPGRFADQFVADQLHTVSLSFLVDNLDVRRGGVGANIAFGMGQLGTQPILVGAAGSDFDEYRAWLDRHGVDTGSVRISETLHTARFVCTTDADHNQIGSFYTGAMSEARLIELKTVADRVGGLDLVLIGADDPEAMLRHTEECRSRQIPFAADFSQQIARMNGDEIRILLDGATYLFSNEYEKGLIESKTGWTDEEILSKVGHRVTTLGSRGVRIEQVGQDPIEVGCPEEDRKADPTGVGDAFRAGFLSGLAWNVSLERAAQVGCMLATLVIETVGTQEYRLRRAHFMDRFTKAYGHDAAADVQAHLS, translated from the coding sequence GTGCGCATCGCAGTCACCGGCTCCATCGCCACTGACCACCTCATGACCTTCCCCGGCCGTTTTGCCGACCAGTTCGTCGCGGACCAGCTGCACACGGTCTCGCTCTCGTTCCTGGTCGACAACCTGGACGTACGCCGGGGCGGCGTAGGCGCGAACATCGCCTTCGGCATGGGACAACTGGGCACGCAGCCGATCCTGGTCGGCGCCGCGGGCTCCGACTTCGACGAGTACCGGGCCTGGCTGGACCGGCACGGCGTCGACACCGGCTCGGTCCGCATCTCCGAGACGCTGCACACCGCCCGCTTCGTCTGCACCACCGACGCCGACCACAACCAGATCGGCTCCTTCTACACCGGTGCGATGAGCGAGGCCCGTCTCATCGAGCTGAAGACCGTCGCGGACCGCGTCGGCGGCCTCGACCTGGTCCTCATCGGCGCCGACGACCCCGAGGCGATGCTCCGCCACACGGAGGAGTGCCGCTCCCGTCAGATCCCCTTCGCCGCGGACTTCTCCCAGCAGATCGCCCGCATGAACGGCGACGAGATCCGGATACTGCTGGACGGAGCGACGTACCTCTTCTCGAACGAGTACGAGAAGGGCCTCATCGAGTCCAAGACCGGCTGGACGGACGAGGAGATCCTGTCCAAGGTCGGCCACCGTGTCACGACCCTCGGCTCGCGCGGCGTGCGCATCGAGCAGGTCGGCCAGGACCCGATCGAGGTCGGCTGCCCGGAGGAGGACCGCAAGGCCGACCCCACGGGCGTCGGCGACGCCTTCCGCGCCGGGTTCCTCTCCGGCCTCGCCTGGAACGTCTCGCTGGAGCGGGCCGCGCAGGTCGGCTGCATGCTGGCGACGCTCGTCATCGAGACCGTCGGCACGCAGGAGTACCGGCTGCGCCGGGCGCACTTCATGGACCGCTTCACCAAGGCGTACGGGCATGACGCCGCCGCCGACGTCCAGGCACACCTGAGCTGA
- a CDS encoding iron-sulfur cluster assembly accessory protein, which produces MSVSDETGTVTDGIILSDAAAAKVKALLDQEGRDDLALRVAVQPGGCSGLRYQLFFDERSLDGDVVKDFGGVKVVTDRMSAPYLGGASIDFVDTIEKQGFTIDNPNATGSCACGDSFN; this is translated from the coding sequence ATGTCCGTATCGGACGAGACCGGCACCGTCACCGACGGCATCATCCTGTCCGACGCCGCCGCGGCGAAGGTCAAGGCCCTGCTCGACCAGGAAGGCCGTGACGACCTGGCCCTGCGCGTCGCCGTTCAGCCCGGCGGCTGCTCCGGCCTGCGTTACCAGCTCTTCTTCGACGAGCGCTCGCTCGACGGCGACGTGGTCAAGGACTTCGGCGGCGTCAAGGTCGTCACCGACCGCATGAGCGCCCCGTACCTGGGCGGCGCGTCCATCGACTTCGTCGACACCATCGAGAAGCAGGGCTTCACGATCGACAACCCGAACGCGACGGGCTCCTGCGCCTGCGGCGACTCCTTCAACTGA
- the nadA gene encoding quinolinate synthase NadA yields MTTAQTTELDVQPTPLALLLLGREADPRSERGVECPGDLPSPSDPDLVERARAAKEKLGNKVFVLGHHYQRDEVIQFADVTGDSFKLARDAAARPEAEYIVFCGVHFMAESADILTSDDQKVVLPDLAAGCSMADMATAEQVAECWDVLTEAGIAEQVVPVSYMNSSADIKAFTGKHGGTICTSSNAERALDWAFEQGEKVLFLPDQHLGRNTAVRDMGMSLEDCVVYNPHKPNGGLTADELRAAKMILWRGHCSVHGRFSLESVNDVRERIPGVNVLVHPECKHEVVAAADYVGSTEYIIKALEAAPAGSKWAIGTELNLVRRLANRFAPEGKEIVFLDKTVCFCSTMNRIDLPHLVWTLESLAEGNLVNRIEVDKETEAFAKLALERMLALP; encoded by the coding sequence GTGACCACCGCCCAGACCACGGAGCTCGACGTACAGCCGACTCCGCTCGCCCTGTTGCTGCTCGGCCGTGAGGCGGACCCGAGGAGCGAGCGGGGCGTCGAGTGCCCCGGCGACCTACCCTCGCCCTCCGACCCCGACCTGGTCGAGCGCGCCCGCGCGGCCAAGGAGAAGCTCGGGAACAAGGTCTTCGTGCTCGGCCACCACTACCAGCGCGACGAGGTCATCCAGTTCGCGGACGTGACCGGCGACTCCTTCAAGCTGGCCCGCGACGCGGCCGCGCGCCCGGAGGCCGAGTACATCGTCTTCTGCGGTGTGCACTTCATGGCGGAGTCGGCGGACATCCTGACGTCCGACGACCAGAAGGTCGTCCTCCCCGACCTCGCCGCCGGCTGCTCGATGGCCGACATGGCGACGGCCGAGCAGGTCGCCGAGTGCTGGGACGTGCTGACCGAGGCAGGCATAGCCGAGCAGGTCGTGCCGGTGTCGTACATGAACTCGTCCGCCGACATCAAGGCGTTCACGGGCAAGCACGGCGGCACGATCTGCACCTCGTCCAACGCCGAGCGGGCCCTGGACTGGGCCTTCGAGCAGGGCGAGAAGGTGCTGTTCCTGCCCGACCAGCACCTCGGCCGCAACACCGCGGTCCGGGACATGGGCATGTCCCTGGAGGACTGTGTCGTCTACAACCCGCACAAGCCGAACGGCGGGCTGACCGCCGACGAGCTGCGGGCCGCGAAGATGATCCTGTGGCGCGGCCACTGCTCGGTGCACGGCCGCTTCAGCCTGGAGTCGGTGAACGACGTGCGCGAGCGGATCCCGGGCGTGAACGTCCTGGTCCACCCCGAGTGCAAGCACGAGGTCGTGGCGGCGGCGGACTACGTCGGCTCGACGGAGTACATCATCAAGGCCCTGGAGGCCGCCCCGGCCGGCTCCAAGTGGGCCATCGGGACCGAGCTGAACCTCGTACGCCGTCTGGCGAACCGTTTCGCGCCGGAGGGCAAGGAGATCGTCTTCCTCGACAAGACGGTCTGCTTCTGCTCGACCATGAACCGCATCGACCTCCCCCACCTGGTCTGGACCCTGGAGTCGCTGGCCGAGGGCAACCTGGTCAACCGCATCGAGGTCGACAAGGAGACGGAGGCGTTCGCGAAGCTGGCGCTGGAGCGGATGCTGGCGCTGCCGTAG